The sequence GCTGTCGGCGCGGATGGGCGCGGCGCTCGGCCCGCTCCTGCAACGGCTCTATGCCGAGAACGACCCCGGCCCCGCCTATTCGCCTGCCGCCGAAGATGCCGGCAAACGGGCGCTGCGCAATACCGCGCTGCGGCTGCTGTCACTGACCGGCGACCTGACCCTGGCCCGGGCCCAGTTCGAGAACGCGCGCAACATGACCGACCAGGTCGCGGCCCTGTCCTGCCTGATCGCGGGCGGCGAGACCGAGGCCGCCGCCCGCTTCGAGGCGCAATGGCAGGGCGACCGGCTGGTGATGGACAAATGGTTCATGCTGCAGATCGCGCAGGCCCCGCGCGACATGGCGCTGGACCGCGCGAAGGCGCTGACCGAGCATCCGCTTTTCGACTGGAAGAACCCCAACCGGTTCCGCTCGGTGATCGGGGCACTGGGGCAGACGCCGGCGGCGTTTCACGACCCCTCTGGCGCGGGCTATCGCTTCGTGGCCGATTGGCTGATCCGGCTCGATGGGCTGAACCCGCAGACCGCGGCGCGGATGTCGACCCTCTTCGAGACATGGCGCCGCTATGACGCGGACCGGCAAGAATTGATCCGCGCCGAACTGGAGCGCATCGCCGCTACCGAAGGGCTGAGCCGCGACATGTCCGAGATGGTCGCGCGGATCAGCGGCTGAGCCGCCCGCCGCCCGCCGCCCGCCGCCCGCCGCGCGCACGAGCGTCAATGGGCACGGCGCGGATGCAGCGCGGGCCTGCCGCGTGCGGATGGACTGGCCGGCCCCGGGCCCCGGCCCTGGCCGCTCCGGGCGCGGGTCGCGCGGACCTGTCCCGCAGGGACAGCCCGCGCGCCACGCCCAAACCATCCCGGTATGGCGCAGCCATCCCGGGATGGGCGGGAGGGCCACCCGGCGGACCGTCAGCGCATCAGCTGCGTGTAGCTCCAGATCAAGGCGATCAGCACCGGCTGGTGCAGCAGGTAGATCGCCAGCGAATGTGACCCCGGCCAGGCCAGGGCGCGGGCCGCCGCGCCGCCCTGCCAGCCCGCCGCGCGTGTCCACAGCCCGCTGCGCGTGCCGATCCGCCCCGCCGCGATCCCCAAGAACAGGGGCCCGACCCAGGGCAGGAGGGGCACGTAATCCACGGCGATGACCGGCACGCGCTGCAACCCCGTCCACCAGAGCGGCCACGGGTTGAACAGGTCGCTGCGCGCGATCTCGGGCGCGGCGAAGGCCAGCGCCGCCAGGCCGATCAGCGCCACCGCCGGCAGGCGCAGCACCAGCATGCCCACAAGGCTCGCCGCCGCGATGCAATGCAGGATGCCGAAAAAGATGAAGGCCTGCGGGATCGCCACCCAGGTGACTGCGGTGATCAACGCGGCCGCCGCCGCGATCTTCAAGAAGCGCCGCCAGAAGGCCGGCCAGCGCACCCCCTGCCCATGGGCAAGCCACAGGCTGACCCCGGCAAGGAACAGGAAACTGCCCGCCGTGCCCAGCGCCAGGGCGCGCCACGCCCCGCTCAGCACCGTGCCGGGGGCGAGATAGCCGAAGGTCTCGAGATCATAGGCGAAATGAAAGATCGCCATCGCCACAAGCGCCGCCGTACGCGCCTGATCCAGGGCCAGAATCCGCCCCCGGCGCGGCATCGCCACCGCCGTCATGTCACGTGCCTGCATCACCATCGGCGTGATCCTAACAGCCTGCCCGCGGCTTGCCCATGGCCCCGCGCCGCCAAGCTTCCCCGCCGCGGCCACAAACTCGTCCAAATTTGGTGGTCCCCTCGACGGCATGAGCGATACTTTCGAATATGCCGCCCGTCCCGGGAACACCGCCCTCAGCCTCGCCACCTTCGCCGGGTTGAGCCTGCTGACCTCGCAATTGTGGCCGATCATGCCCGGCTACGTCCTGCTGCTGTTTCTGCCCGCTC comes from Roseibacterium elongatum DSM 19469 and encodes:
- a CDS encoding heparan-alpha-glucosaminide N-acetyltransferase; amino-acid sequence: MVMQARDMTAVAMPRRGRILALDQARTAALVAMAIFHFAYDLETFGYLAPGTVLSGAWRALALGTAGSFLFLAGVSLWLAHGQGVRWPAFWRRFLKIAAAAALITAVTWVAIPQAFIFFGILHCIAAASLVGMLVLRLPAVALIGLAALAFAAPEIARSDLFNPWPLWWTGLQRVPVIAVDYVPLLPWVGPLFLGIAAGRIGTRSGLWTRAAGWQGGAAARALAWPGSHSLAIYLLHQPVLIALIWSYTQLMR